From a single Ischnura elegans chromosome 7, ioIscEleg1.1, whole genome shotgun sequence genomic region:
- the LOC124161931 gene encoding methyl farnesoate epoxidase-like, translating to MIIELILILVTITLFWYFNTRKPDKFPPGPPKWPIVGNRLQLKSWGALPHLAMGEAARRYGDVVGLFSGKIPVVLVSSLEAIKEVSSREDFSARPRSKLMEHIDQGSFGVLWISGEKWKDQRRFTLRNLKDLGFGKRSLEGIAHEELEAVFAEIEKISGGQKERWSHPVPVHDILGTAGINVLWHIIAGKRYSHTDPYLQKLMSNVKLLIKMTEPGGGPATAFPFLTKILPFLSNLQKILKLRASLQNFIKQEIKKHRESFDGDNPRDFIDTYINEVDKNRHNHQTWYEEKQLVMICVDLFMAGSDTTFNSLTFSMLYMILYPEVLSKVQEELDKVVGRDRLPSLEDRPSLPYVEATINEVLRLSTVAPLAVPHSPWYAEKDAELQGYIIPKNSRVILNLHAVHHDPKIWVDPQNFRPERFLDKNGKLIKHEAFIPFGAGKRQCLGEALARNNLFLFFSGLAQKYYISVPEGHPTPSNEVEGGLTVVPKAFEVRFQPRG from the exons ATGATTATTGAGCTAATTTTAATCCTGGTGACCATCACACTTTTCTGGTACTTCAACACAAGAAAGCCAGACAAATTTCCACCAG GTCCTCCTAAATGGCCCATTGTTGGGAACAGGCTGCAGCTGAAGAGCTGGGGTGCCTTACCCCACCTTGCAATGGGCGAGGCTGCTCGCCGCTATGGAGATGTAGTTGGTCTTTTTTCAGGGAAGATACCAGTTGTTCTTGTTTCCAGCTTAGAGGCCATCAAGGAAGTATCATCAAGGGAAGATTTCTCTGCAAGACCAAGATCCAAACTGATGGAACATATAGACCAAGGATCGTTTG GAGTCTTGTGGATCTCAGGAGAAAAGTGGAAGGATCAACGCCGCTTCACACTCCGAAACTTAAAGGACCTTGGATTTGGGAAAAGGAGTCTTGAAGGCATTGCCCATGAGGAATTAGAAGCTGTGTTTGctgaaattgagaaaatatcaGGAGGCCAAAAGGAAAGGTGGAGTCACCCA GTGCCTGTTCATGACATCTTGGGTACAGCAGGTATTAATGTACTCTGGCATATTATTGCGGGGAAGAGATACAGCCATACAGACCCTTATCTCCAAAAACTAATGAGCAATGTAAAGTTGCTGATTAAAATGACTGAACCAGGTGGAGGTCCAGCCACAGCTTTTCCTTTTCTGACCAAAATTCTACCTTTCCTCTCAAATcttcagaaaattttgaaactgagAGCGAGTTTGCAAAATTTCATAAAG CAAGAAATTAAAAAGCATAGAGAATCTTTTGACGGTGACAATCCAAGAGATTTCATTGACACATACATAAACGAAGTGGACAAAAATAGACACAATCACCAAACATGGTATGAAG AAAAACAACTGGTGATGATCTGTGTTGACTTATTCATGGCTGGCAGTGATACAACATTCAactcattaacattttcaatgttGTACATGATACTTTACCCAGAAGTGCTATCAAAAGTTCAAGAGGAGTTAGACAAGGTTGTCGGCAGGGATAGACTTCCATCTCTTGAAGACAGACCAAG TCTGCCATATGTGGAAGCAACTATTAATGAGGTACTTCGATTGAGTACTGTTGCTCCTTTGGCAGTTCCTCACTCCCCATGGTATGCTGAGAAAGATGCTGAGTTGCAAGGATATATTATTCCAAAG AACTCCCGAGTGATTCTCAATTTGCATGCAGTTCACCACGATCCCAAAATATGGGTGGATCCACAGAATTTTCGACCAGAGAGGTTTCTGGACAAAAACGGAAAACTGATTAAGCATGAAGCATTCATACCATTTGGAGCAg GGAAGAGACAGTGTTTAGGAGAAGCCTTGGCAAGAAATAatctcttccttttcttctctgGTCTCGCTCAGAAGTATTACATCAGTGTGCCAGAGGGTCATCCCACACCTTCAAATGAAGTTGAAGGTGGATTAACAGTAGTTCCTAAAGCGTTTGAAGTGAGGTTTCAACCAAGGGGATAA